In Leptolyngbya sp. NIES-2104, the genomic window GTGGGTGCTTCTCCGGTCTATATTTCTCGTGCTGTGATTGAAGCATTAGAGATTCCGGTAACGGTTTTTAATGCGGGATTACCTCGATCGCCCTCGATTGATGCGATCGATCTACAAGGGACTCCCGCTCGATGTGTCAGTACTGGAAAAGCACTCGATTTGCAAATCGTTCATCATCTATTTGAGCAAGGTTTGAAATGGGGTGAAAAACTCGCTCAAACTGCGGATTATCTAATTCTGGGTGAATGTGTTGTCGGGGGAACGACAACGGCTTTAGCAGTTTTCACCGGATTGGGAATTGATGCGATCGGAAAAGTAAATAGCAGTCATTCAGTTTGCAATCACGCGCAGAAATGGGAACTGGTACAGCAAGGACTATCCACGAAGTTCGATGATCCGTTTTTGATCGTTGCCGCAGTCGGTGATCCGATGCAAATTGTGGTGGCAGGAATGGCGATCGCTGCGAGTCGATCGTGCGGCGTACTGCTCGCAGGCGGAACCCAAATGTTAGCCGTCTATGCGCTCATTCAAGCGATTCAACCCTCAGATCAAATCGTCGTGGGAACAACCCGCTGGGTGGCAGAAGATCCGACCGGAGACACGGTTGGACTCGCGAAATTATTAGGCGATGCGACCCTGATTGCGACTCGATTAAGTTTTGCGAATTCCCAGTGGGAGCAACTTCGAGCGTATGAGCGGGGGTTTGTTAAAGAGGGAGTTGGTGCGGGAGGATGTGCGATCGCGGCTTCGATGTTTCAGAACTGGGGACAGGCTGAATTGTTAGACGCGATCGAACAATTAATTGTCAAATCTGAGTCAATGAACTCGTTGCGCTAAAAGTTGTTCTTCGAGTGCAGCAATGCGATTGTAAGCGGCTGTTAATTGTGCGGTGAGGCGTTGAATTTGAATCTCTGGAGAAAGGGATTTTTCGCCACTGTGACTGGACGAATCAATCGTGTGAGTATCCACTAAAACGTCTTTGTGTTCCATTGACGAATCAGGACGGGAATAGTTGTATCGTCCGTTGGTTGTGCCGAACGACGATCGACTAATTCCAGTATGAGAATCAGAGTGCATATCAGTTAAGGCGTGCGTCAGATTCGCTCCTAATTGTTCAATGATCTGGTGCAGCGAATCTACCTTGCTATTGAGAGCGTTGATCTGGGTTTGGAGAGTGTCCATTAGTTCACGTTTTGCCCCTACTTTTCTACGCCTCATCGTAGGACAGGAATTTTGAATCGGGGGGTTTATTCCTGAATCATTTAACGTTCTGTGGGGATTCAAAATATAGCTAAAGAAACCAATGAGTACTCACTCAGCTTGAGTTTCAAAAGATGAACAAAGGTTAAACCTAAAGGAAATAAAATGCTGAATTCTAAAGCAAAACGAAAGAGCGATCGCGCTTCAAACTGTCTCGAAATTGTCACTGAATTATCAACAGAAACAAATTGAATTCTTCTATTAAAAATAATTGGTTTTTATCTCATGCTTAGGGATGTTTGAGAAGGTTTCGTTCATTGCAACATCCCGCCCTGAAATAAATTTCGGGCTAACCGGCGAAAGTCCATTGAAATGGACTAAGAAACTGAAACGATATCTGAGTCTACTTCAGTAGACTTTCCACCATTAGCCCGAAATTTATTTCAGGGCGGGTGCACAACGAGAGCGAAGAGACTACCAAACATCCTCTTTGCAAGTTCCGCGATTGACGTTTCAATCTAAGCTAAAATCACTTTGATCGCCTTGCCTAAACTCGTCATGCTGGATTTTCAAGAATTCTTCAACGCCTGTTCTGGATTGTGGAAGACCGAGCGCATCTATCACTACATGGAGAACGGCGAAATCGAACGCTCCTACACAGAGTTTCAGGTGAATCCGCTGACCGATGACGAGAAAGACAAGCTCCTGATGCCAAATGAAAATTTGCAAATCGATCGCACAACGAGTTTTATCTTTCCGGGATTCTCGATCGCGTTTGACACGGTTTCGGAAACGGGCGATCGCGTTTCGATGAGTCTGAAAGCCTTATTCGTTCCTGATAGTGCGGTCACTCATTCCAACGCTCCAAAATTACCGCTACCTGTCGCGGCTGAAGTGACTGAGGATGTGATTCAAGGCTTTTATCTGCGTGATGAAGGCTACTCGGAAGGAGGCGCGATCGCAGGACGATTCACGTATCAACCGACCCGCCAAACGTTAGAAATGACCACGCATTATAAGCGATCAGTTGCGGTCGATCAAATGCGATTCATTTCACCCGATACGCGCCTGAGAACGATCGTCACGTATCAACGCCCCGAAACTGGACAAGTTCCAACCGTCACCACTTTGATCGGTTTTGGGGTAGAACGGAAAAGTTAGCACGATTTACCCCCAATCAGAATGGATCGACGTAGTTTTCTCCTCGGAATTGCTGCCCTTAGCACCACGCTCACCGGATGTAATAGTCCAGACCAAAAAGCGTTCCGAGTTCGCTTGCTGAAAAATTCGATCCCGCTTCAATTCCCGAACGAATTTCGCAAACAACTGACTGAATTCAAAGAAACATCGATCGATATCAAACCCGCAGACCAGCTACAAACGCTCTTCACCGCTCTGCAAGGTTGGAAGCGGCAAGGCGGAAAACCGGAACCCGATCGCTCGTTTAATCTCCCGTTTGTGTCGCAGCCAGCAACGATTCCCGATCTGGTCACGATGGGCGATTATTGGCTGTCTGTGGCAATTCGACAACAATTAATTCAACCCCTTGATCCGAAAACTTGGCAATTGTGGAATCAACTGCCCGATCTCTGGAAAAAGCTCGTCACCCGCGAAAATCAAGTTTGGGGCGCTCCGTATCGTTGGGGTGCGACGGTGATTGTGTATCGGACGGATATTTTTCGCGATCGTAATCTCACGCCACCGAAAGACTGGGCTGATCTCTGGCGTGAAGATTTACGCGGACGAATTGGATTACTGGATCAGCCCAGAGAAATTATTGGTTTAACCCTCAAAAAACTCGGTCAATCCTACAACACCGCAAATCTCACCATTCCAACGCTCGAAGCAGAACTCACTGCATTAAATCGCCAAACAAAATTCTACAGTTCTGATTCGGTGTTGCAATCACTGTTAGTCGATGATATTTGGATGGCGGTTGCATGGTCTACCGATGTGTTGCAAGCGATGAAACGAAATCCGTCGATCGCTGCGATTTTCCCAAGCTCTGGAACCGCTTTATTTACCGATCTTTGGGTACGTCCCGCTGTTGTTCCGAATCAAGATAAGGCAGCACAGTCTTTAGTCGGGCAATGGATTAATTTCTGTTGGCAACCGTCGATCGCGCCACAATTCTCACTGCTCAGTCAAGGCGCATCCCCGATTCTTTCGACACTCGATCCAGCTACACTTCCCGATCAACTCAGAGAGAACGCGCTCTTGGTTCCACCCGCCCAATCGCTTGATCGCTCTGAATTCCTCGAACCTATTAGCGATACTACGCTCGAACAATATCGATCGCTCTGGACTAAAATCCGATCGTCGGTTTAATCGGCGACCAGAAATTCGTTTTTGCCAGCATATCGAACGAGTTACAAGTGATTGCTTTCGGTGGCGTTTGCTTGGTGGCAACATCTGAACTGAAACTGCACGTATAGGCAGCGAACATCTGCCCTTCTGGGTCAAACACCCGCAAATTGTAGCCATAGCTAGCCGTAACCCGACCAAACCGATTGAGGAACTCGTATCGATCGAAGTAATCCAACAAGCTCCAAAGCTGAGCATTCACGACCACATCCACCCGCTTCGCTTCCGCCTCGCCATTACACACGAGCCAGCCATTCACCAAACGCCGCCCAAATTTGTCTTGTGCCGCAATCTGATCACGCACTAACCATAAACTCGGCTCAGTTAACTCTGCCTGATTGATGGTGGTATTTGTAATTCCCTGAGTCGTGGGAGTGCACATTCCTTTCTGAAACATCTCAGGCTGAAACGGAGCCGCCGAAGGTTGCAATGACGATGCCAGTACATTTTGGCTCGTCACACCGACAATCAAGCTGGCGATCGCGAAATGGTGTACCACGGTAGGAATCGGATGTGTCATATTGAGTTCGAGCAGTTTGCCAAATTGACGCGAGTCAGTACGTAAAAGTGTCTGTCTCAGTTGTAGTCTAATTTTTCTTAAATTCCAATCCTATGTTCGATCCGCTCCGTCGTCTGAAATACTTACCCTGGATTGAATTGCTGCAAGTGTCACTGTTTACAATTGGTATCGCGATCGCGTTCGATTGGCTCTTTTTCCAAATCGCGACTGTCCCGGCAATTCGTCCCACGATCGCTCAATTGCTGAATTCACCCTTTGCGTTTGTGATTGTATTAGGTGCAGCCGTCGGAGTGGGAGCCTTAGGAGTCGCAGTGATGGAACGCTGGTTTCGCCAAATTGTGATTAGTAACTCTAGTCTTTGGGCGTTAGTGCCTTGTCTTGCTTTGTGGTTGTGGCTGCGATCGTTTCTCGTTGTCTTTCCGCAACTTTTACTGCCACCGCTGACATTTGAATCTTTCATTTGTGTGGTTCTGGGTGTGTTCTGGAAAGGAAAACCCTACTGGCGATGATCCAATTTGCACCCGCGATACGCTACCTTATTCTCAAACCCCTACAAACTCAAGGACAATGGTTGCTCTGTATTGTGTGTTGCTGCTGACAATGTTGATTGGAATTGTTGGCGCGGTGGTTCCGGGAATTCCGGGAACGAGTTTGATTTTGGCAGCGATCGTGATTTGGGGTGCAGTGCGAGGATTTGCGGATGTGACTGTTGCGCTGGCAGTCGGTGTTGTGGTTCTTCTGCTCAGTTTTGGAATTGATTTTCTGGCGACCTATTGGGGTGCGAAAAAAGCTGGAGCGAGTAACTGGGGGCAGATCGGCGCGTTTGTCGGATTTATTCTTGGGTTTCTGGGATTTCTGCCGACTTTACCGATCGGCGGTCCGTTAGGTCCAATTATCGGGCTGTTTTTTGGTCCGTTAGTAGGCGCGATCGTGGGTGAATTTCTCTACCGCAAAGATGCCATGATTGCGGTCAAAGCCGGAATTGGAATCGTGGTCGGTTCAGTGGTTGGTAACTTAGTTCAGGGCGTTTTAGCGATCGTCACGGTCGGAATTTTCATCCTGACGACATTTCCGCAGGTTCAAGCCGCTGTACAACAGATGATGAATTAGCTCGATCGACCGCTCAAATATTGCTTCAAACTCAACAATGTCGCAGTCTGTCCTAAATTAATCGGCAGCAACGAAACTCCTTCGATGCGCGACTGTATCCAACCATCGCCCCAAGCCCATTCGTGAAAGCCATCGATTCCTTGACTGAGCAAAAATCGAATGCGATTCGGCTCGGATAATTCGACCTCGTGCTGAATCGTGACCAGTCCAACTCTACCCGTGAGTCTGGTGCCAGGGGTTAGCGTATCTGCAATTCCGATCGAAAATCGCTCAAACCAGAGCCAGCTTTGTAATTCTTTGACCTGAGTGAGGCTTTTTGCCAACGTTTCCTCTGAAGCATTAACCTCGATTCTCAGACTGCTTTGTTGAAAGGTTCCGAACATAGGGGCAATTCAATCGGTACTGTTTTAGTATGCCAGATCCACAGAAGGAGCGAAGGGCTTTAAAATCAGAGAGCCGTTGTTTGAGAGTGTTGATATGGGTAGCGTTCTTGTGATTGGAGATGCCGAGTTTGAAACTGAGGTGATGAACGCCGCTCAGCCTGTTCTAGTGTATTTTTGGGCATCGTGGTGTGGTCCGTGTCGCTTATTGCCTCCGGTGATGGATTCGATCGCGGTTAATTATGGCGATCGCTTAAAAGTGATCAAAATGGAAGTTGATCCGAATCCAGAAAGTGTGGCGAAATGTCAAGTCGAAGGAGTTCCAGCTTTTCGTATTGTGAAAAATGGCGAGATTGTTCAGTCTGCTGAAGGGGTCATGACTAAACAGAAACTCGAAGCCTTTTTAAATGAGAACTTAGTCACCGCTTGAGGAAATACGATGCAGTTTGCCAAACGCTTAGAGCCGATTCAGGTTAATGTGTTCGCAGATATGGATCGAGCGAAAACGAAAGCGATCGCAGCCGGGCAAGACATGATTGATTTGTCGCTTGGATCGTCAGATTTGCCGACAGAACCGCATGTGATTCAAGCGATCGAACAATCCCTGCATGATCCTTCAACGCATGGCTATCTGTTGTTTCATGGTACGAAAGCGTTTCGGCAAACTGTGGCACAGTGGTATACCGATAAGTTCGGGGTGGCGGTTGATCCTGAAACGGAAGTGTTACCGCTGATCGGTTCACAGGAAGGAACGGCGCATTTACCGTTAGCGGTTTTGAATCCGGGCGATTTTGCTTTGCTGCTTGATCCGGGTTATCCGTCTCATGCGGGCGGCGTTTATCTTGCAAGCGGGCAAATTTATCCGATGCCGCTTCGGGCTGAGAATGGCTTTCTTCCAGTGTTTGAAGAGATTCCATCCGCAGTTTTGGCGCAGTCTCGAATGATGGTTCTGAGCTATCCGCACAATCCGACCACTGCGATCGCGCCGTTGTCCTTCTTCCAAAAGGCGGTCGAATTCTGCCAAGCTCACGATTTAGTATTAGTTCACGATTTTCCGTATGCTGATTTCTATCTCGGTTCAGATCCGATGCCGTCTGTGTTGCAAGCTGATCCAGAGAAAACGGTGTCGATCGAGTTTTTCACCTTCTCGAAGTCCTACAAAATGGGGGGCTTTCGAGTCGGATATGCGATCGGGAATGCTGATCTGATTCGAGCTTTGAGACAGGTTAAAGCGGCTGTGGATTTCAATCAGTATCGCGGCATTTTGAACGGTGCGATCGCGGCTTTGACCGGAGATCAATCGAGTGTGCAGCAAGCAGTCGAAATTTATCGACAGCGGCGGGATGTATTTGTCGATCGTTTGCGTCAAAATGGTTGGACGGTTCCTACTCCAGAGGCTGCAATGTATGTTTGGGCGAAGTTACCGGAACCTTGGATCAATGACTCGATCAATTTTGCGGTGAAGTTGATTGCAGCGACTGGAGTTGCGGTTTCGCCAGGTGCGGGATTTGGCAAATCGGGAGAAGGATATGTCCGATTCGCGTTAGTGCATGAGCCGGAAATTTTGATCAAAGCAGTCGATCGAATTGCAGGATTTTTGAAAGGAAAATAGTTTTATGGATCAGCTTGCACCTTCTGAACAGCAATTACTAGAGAAAATCCGTCAACTTCCGCAAGAAAAAGTCGTTGAGATTGAACACTTTATTGATGGCTTGATGAAACAAAATCAAAGTGTTCAGCAGCGGATAGCTTGGAATGAAGCGATCGCGCAAATGTCAACTGATTCAGAGATCGAAGCTGAAATTGCCTCGATTAATGCGGAATTTGCGATTACTGAACTGGACGGATTAGGGCATCCATGAGCATTCGACGTGGAGAAATTTATTTTGTCAATCTCAATCCTGTACAAGGCAGAGAACAAGCTGGGAAACGTCCGGTTTTAGTGTTGTCGATCGATGCTATCAACCAACTGCCCCTTGTTGTGACTGTAATTGTTGGGACGAAAGGCGAAAATATTACTCGTGACTATCCAACCAATATTCGGATCTCTACGGTAGAGGGTGGCTTGACGATAGAGACAGTTTTTCTCTGTTTTCAGCTTCGTTCCCTGGATGCAAGCCGATTTCCTAGAGACCCAGCCGGACAACTTTCTGCTGAAAAGATGGAAGAAGTTGAAGAAGTTGTGCGGTATTGTTTGGGATTGTAGCTCTGAGATTTTCACTTTAACGATCAAAAATTAAGACAAAACTTATGGTAGTAGCAACGCGATCGCAGTCCTGGAATCAATCTGTTTTACATACTGCAAAAGGGTTCAAACCGACTCCACTTCCGATTCTCGCGGGTGCGATTCCTGAAGGATTGCGCGGCTCTTTGTATCGCAACGGTCCTGGTCGGTTAGAACGAGGCGGAATTCGAGTCGGACACTGGTTTGATGGAGATGGGGCAGTTCTGGGAGTGCATTTTCAGGACTCAGGAGCGACAGGCGTTTATCGCTATGTTGAAACACCGGAATTTTTGGACGAAGAACGATCGGGGAAATTGTTGTACAGCGGCTATGGAATGTTGCCGCCGGGGGGATTGTTTGATCGATTCACCAAAGGCTTGAAGAATGCGGCGAATACTTCAGTTTTGGCGTTTGGCGATCGCTTACTCGCACTCTGGGAAGGCGGACATCCTTATGCTTTAGATTTAGAAACGCTCGAAACTCGAAAGGCTGATAATTTAGGCAATCTTCCTAATTCGTTACCGTTTTCTGCTCATCCGAAACGCGATCCAAACACAGGTGAAATCTACAATTTCGGTGTGAGCTTTGGGAAAGATACCGTTCTCAATTTGTACTGTGTTGATTCAGCCGGGAAACTCAAGCAGCGAAACAGTCATAAGCTCGATGGATTCCCTCTGATTCATGATTTTGTCATGGCAGGGCAGTATCTATTGTTTTTCATTTCTCCGGTGCGATTGAATCCGTTGCCGTTACTCGCAAAGCTCAAAAGTTTTAGTGAGTTGTTTGATTGGAAGCCGGAGAAAGGGACACAAGTTTTGGTGTTCGATCGACAAACTCTAAATCTCATCAGTCAAGGTGAAACTGATCCTTGGTATCAATGGCACTTTGGAAACGCTTGTGTAGACAGTGATGGAAATGCTGTTGTTGATGTGATTCGATACGCAGATTTTAATACCAACGAATACCTTAGACAGGTTTCAACTGGAACACCTACGACATCAGCAAAATCAACACTCTGGCAAATTCGAGTGAATCCGCTAACAGGAAAAGTTTTAGAACAACAGGAACTACTCGATCGACATTGTGAATTTCCGATCGTTCAACCCGATCAAGTGGGGCAATCGTGGCAGCATACTTATGTTTCGCTGCATCGTCAGGGAGCGAATCCGGTAGAAGAAATTTTTGGTGCGATCGCTCGATTTGATCAATCAACTGGTGAACTCATCGAAGCGGATTGCGGTGAGAATCGTTATCCGATGGAGCCGATTTACGCATCAGACGCGATCGATCCAACTCAAGGCTGGATTGTGACGGTCGTGTATGACGGTAATACCGATTCGAGCGAGGTTTGGATCTGGGATGAAAATCGCTTAAATGACTCGCCTGTTTGTCGATTGGGACTGCCTGAAGTGATTCCGCTCGGATTTCATGGCACTTGGAAGCCGCTTGTTTAAATTTTTGATTGGGTACTCTAGAATCGCTGTCATTCAGGGAACCCTATGTCTTCTTTTTCGGAGTCTGCTTCTAGTCTGACTACACTCGAAGCAGGACGAACCGCACTCCAGGCTGGACAAATTGATATCGCGATCGCACAATTCACTGATTTTCTCAGCACCCAAGCTGATCACTCGGACGCGCCTAAAGCCAAGATGGGATTAGTCCAGGCGTATGTCAAAGGCGGAAAGTCTGAAGCTGCGATCGCGCTTTGTCAGGAACTCCAGCAGAGCCAGCACGAAAAAGTTCGATCGTGGGCGACCCAAATGATGGCGAAACTGTCTCCGGTTGATCCTGGATTTGTCCTAATTGATCCCGGAACTCAACCGATTCGCCCTAAACCATCGCCGCAACCATTAGCCCCGAAGCCCTCGGAATCCGTTCAATCTGAATCGCCGCATGTCTGGAAAAATACCGGACGCGCTCAACGGTGGAATCCTTTACCTCGCCTGAATCCGACTCGATTGCAATGGGCGATGGTAGGAAGCACGATCGCGCTACTGTTCACTCTGTCCGCGCTCTGGGGGATGAAAAGTTCGATCGCGTGGGCACAGTTCAGTATTATGACGCGGCTCTTACGTTGGAGTGCTGCACCCCCAGATCAATCGATTCCCATACTCGAATTTAGCTTGGGATTGTTAATCCTGTTTTGTGCTGCTCCGTGGATTCTGGATGCAGTACTGAAAGGATTGTACGGATTGAAACCGCTCTCGACTGCCGCGATCGCTCGTCACAGTCCTGAAACGCATCGCTTGATTCAAAGATTCGCTCAACAGCAAAAAATACCGATTCCGAAACTTGGAGTTTTACCGACAGCAGCCCCGATCTCATTCACCTATGGAAATCTGCCAAAGTTTGCACGAATTGTGGTGAGTCAAGGACTTCTAGACAGCTTAAACGAAGAAGAAATTGCCGCAATCTACGCGGGTGAATGCGGTCATATTTTGCACTGGGATTTCGCGGCGATGTCACTTGTGACGGTCGTTTTACAGATTCCTTATTCGGTTTATAAAGTCTGTGCGATCGTCAGCGATCGACTCCGCAAAATTAAACTAAACCAAACCATTTTTACGAAAATCATTCAAACGATCGCTGATGGATTTCTTGTAATATCTGCGATCGCGTATGGATTCTTCCGGGTATTCCGCTGGTCAGGATTCTGGCTTGCACAACAACGAACAGAATACAGCGATCGTACAGCTTGTAACCTTACTGGAAATCCAAACGGGTTAGCACGAGCATTAATCAAAACAACGATCGCAACCGCTCAAACAATCAAACACGAGAGAGAAACACAGAATCTACTCGAAGGTTTTGAGCTTCTGAATCCTGTCAGCTATCGAAGCGCAATTCTGTTTGAAAATTTGTTCGATCGAGTTTCTTTATCAACACTATTTCAATCGAATTTAATTCATTTAGGAACTCGACTCGAAAAACTGATGATTTACTGTCAGCAATGGCACCTTGAACTAGAGTTAGAAATCGCAATTCCGACCCGAACTAAAGCAAAAAGTTTGATTCAATTTGCGCCGATCGTTGGAAGTGCGATCGGAATTGCGATCGCTTTAATTCTCTGGTTAATTGCTCAGGCGTTATTCGCGATCGGTAACTTCCGCCTCAACTGGTTAGCCAGCGATTACAGCCTTTTCCCCAGTTTCGCCTTGATCGGATTTGGCATCGGTTCAATTGTTCGGTTCAATCACCTTTTCCCCGAATCGCGCAATCCTAAAACTGATTTGATACTGACTCACGATCCCAAAGATAGCCCCGTCGTACGACTAGAAGGAACACTCATCGGACGATCGGGAGCCGCAAACCAACTCGCCCAAGATTTGTTTCTTCAAACCGAAACAGGTTTAATCAAACTCAATTACTGCTCCCAATTTGGCGCGATCGGTAATCTTCTTCGCCCGCTTCCGATTGGACAAACCGCGATCGTCACCGGATGGTTACGCCGGAGTGAAACGCCTTGGATTGACGTAGACACGATCCGATCGCGATTGCTGATTCGGGCAGGACAGCCGATTTGGTCTTTTACGGTTGCGATCGCAGCGATTCTACTCGGCATTGCCCAAATTTTGTAACGAATAGTTGCAGTTTTCGTCGCGATAGTGTTACATTTCTTCACAAGGAGTCCAAC contains:
- the cobT gene encoding nicotinate mononucleotide-dependent phosphoribosyltransferase CobT is translated as MNDAIAIYTQEQKARSWLDRYQGKKPHFACVLGFTETGLIPGISAAGATPNDRQLTAIADAEFLVNGVQLNPKFPLPPLHVGASPVYISRAVIEALEIPVTVFNAGLPRSPSIDAIDLQGTPARCVSTGKALDLQIVHHLFEQGLKWGEKLAQTADYLILGECVVGGTTTALAVFTGLGIDAIGKVNSSHSVCNHAQKWELVQQGLSTKFDDPFLIVAAVGDPMQIVVAGMAIAASRSCGVLLAGGTQMLAVYALIQAIQPSDQIVVGTTRWVAEDPTGDTVGLAKLLGDATLIATRLSFANSQWEQLRAYERGFVKEGVGAGGCAIAASMFQNWGQAELLDAIEQLIVKSESMNSLR
- a CDS encoding phycobiliprotein lyase encodes the protein MLDFQEFFNACSGLWKTERIYHYMENGEIERSYTEFQVNPLTDDEKDKLLMPNENLQIDRTTSFIFPGFSIAFDTVSETGDRVSMSLKALFVPDSAVTHSNAPKLPLPVAAEVTEDVIQGFYLRDEGYSEGGAIAGRFTYQPTRQTLEMTTHYKRSVAVDQMRFISPDTRLRTIVTYQRPETGQVPTVTTLIGFGVERKS
- a CDS encoding extracellular solute-binding protein, yielding MDRRSFLLGIAALSTTLTGCNSPDQKAFRVRLLKNSIPLQFPNEFRKQLTEFKETSIDIKPADQLQTLFTALQGWKRQGGKPEPDRSFNLPFVSQPATIPDLVTMGDYWLSVAIRQQLIQPLDPKTWQLWNQLPDLWKKLVTRENQVWGAPYRWGATVIVYRTDIFRDRNLTPPKDWADLWREDLRGRIGLLDQPREIIGLTLKKLGQSYNTANLTIPTLEAELTALNRQTKFYSSDSVLQSLLVDDIWMAVAWSTDVLQAMKRNPSIAAIFPSSGTALFTDLWVRPAVVPNQDKAAQSLVGQWINFCWQPSIAPQFSLLSQGASPILSTLDPATLPDQLRENALLVPPAQSLDRSEFLEPISDTTLEQYRSLWTKIRSSV
- a CDS encoding DUF456 domain-containing protein — protein: MVALYCVLLLTMLIGIVGAVVPGIPGTSLILAAIVIWGAVRGFADVTVALAVGVVVLLLSFGIDFLATYWGAKKAGASNWGQIGAFVGFILGFLGFLPTLPIGGPLGPIIGLFFGPLVGAIVGEFLYRKDAMIAVKAGIGIVVGSVVGNLVQGVLAIVTVGIFILTTFPQVQAAVQQMMN
- a CDS encoding co-chaperone YbbN; translation: MGSVLVIGDAEFETEVMNAAQPVLVYFWASWCGPCRLLPPVMDSIAVNYGDRLKVIKMEVDPNPESVAKCQVEGVPAFRIVKNGEIVQSAEGVMTKQKLEAFLNENLVTA
- a CDS encoding LL-diaminopimelate aminotransferase, yielding MQFAKRLEPIQVNVFADMDRAKTKAIAAGQDMIDLSLGSSDLPTEPHVIQAIEQSLHDPSTHGYLLFHGTKAFRQTVAQWYTDKFGVAVDPETEVLPLIGSQEGTAHLPLAVLNPGDFALLLDPGYPSHAGGVYLASGQIYPMPLRAENGFLPVFEEIPSAVLAQSRMMVLSYPHNPTTAIAPLSFFQKAVEFCQAHDLVLVHDFPYADFYLGSDPMPSVLQADPEKTVSIEFFTFSKSYKMGGFRVGYAIGNADLIRALRQVKAAVDFNQYRGILNGAIAALTGDQSSVQQAVEIYRQRRDVFVDRLRQNGWTVPTPEAAMYVWAKLPEPWINDSINFAVKLIAATGVAVSPGAGFGKSGEGYVRFALVHEPEILIKAVDRIAGFLKGK
- a CDS encoding type II toxin-antitoxin system PemK/MazF family toxin, which translates into the protein MSIRRGEIYFVNLNPVQGREQAGKRPVLVLSIDAINQLPLVVTVIVGTKGENITRDYPTNIRISTVEGGLTIETVFLCFQLRSLDASRFPRDPAGQLSAEKMEEVEEVVRYCLGL
- a CDS encoding carotenoid oxygenase family protein, whose protein sequence is MVVATRSQSWNQSVLHTAKGFKPTPLPILAGAIPEGLRGSLYRNGPGRLERGGIRVGHWFDGDGAVLGVHFQDSGATGVYRYVETPEFLDEERSGKLLYSGYGMLPPGGLFDRFTKGLKNAANTSVLAFGDRLLALWEGGHPYALDLETLETRKADNLGNLPNSLPFSAHPKRDPNTGEIYNFGVSFGKDTVLNLYCVDSAGKLKQRNSHKLDGFPLIHDFVMAGQYLLFFISPVRLNPLPLLAKLKSFSELFDWKPEKGTQVLVFDRQTLNLISQGETDPWYQWHFGNACVDSDGNAVVDVIRYADFNTNEYLRQVSTGTPTTSAKSTLWQIRVNPLTGKVLEQQELLDRHCEFPIVQPDQVGQSWQHTYVSLHRQGANPVEEIFGAIARFDQSTGELIEADCGENRYPMEPIYASDAIDPTQGWIVTVVYDGNTDSSEVWIWDENRLNDSPVCRLGLPEVIPLGFHGTWKPLV
- a CDS encoding M48 family metalloprotease — protein: MSSFSESASSLTTLEAGRTALQAGQIDIAIAQFTDFLSTQADHSDAPKAKMGLVQAYVKGGKSEAAIALCQELQQSQHEKVRSWATQMMAKLSPVDPGFVLIDPGTQPIRPKPSPQPLAPKPSESVQSESPHVWKNTGRAQRWNPLPRLNPTRLQWAMVGSTIALLFTLSALWGMKSSIAWAQFSIMTRLLRWSAAPPDQSIPILEFSLGLLILFCAAPWILDAVLKGLYGLKPLSTAAIARHSPETHRLIQRFAQQQKIPIPKLGVLPTAAPISFTYGNLPKFARIVVSQGLLDSLNEEEIAAIYAGECGHILHWDFAAMSLVTVVLQIPYSVYKVCAIVSDRLRKIKLNQTIFTKIIQTIADGFLVISAIAYGFFRVFRWSGFWLAQQRTEYSDRTACNLTGNPNGLARALIKTTIATAQTIKHERETQNLLEGFELLNPVSYRSAILFENLFDRVSLSTLFQSNLIHLGTRLEKLMIYCQQWHLELELEIAIPTRTKAKSLIQFAPIVGSAIGIAIALILWLIAQALFAIGNFRLNWLASDYSLFPSFALIGFGIGSIVRFNHLFPESRNPKTDLILTHDPKDSPVVRLEGTLIGRSGAANQLAQDLFLQTETGLIKLNYCSQFGAIGNLLRPLPIGQTAIVTGWLRRSETPWIDVDTIRSRLLIRAGQPIWSFTVAIAAILLGIAQIL